Proteins encoded in a region of the Alphaproteobacteria bacterium genome:
- a CDS encoding TerC family protein, which yields MQWIFDYQIWAGLITLTGLEIVLGVDNVIFIALIVSSLPPKMGAKARTLGLILAMVIRILFLLCLAWVIGLTKPLVNVWGLMLSGKDLLMLLGGLFLIIKATGSIHEEITHDRQKEFKNLRQGFAAAIAQIVLIDFIFSFDSVITAVGLTPNIPVIIAAMVIAMLVMIFSSGMVSGFINRYPTLKILALAFILIIGLFLVVESFGIHVPRGYIYFAMLFSLAVEMLNIKSSKKVRG from the coding sequence ATGCAATGGATTTTTGACTATCAAATATGGGCTGGTTTAATAACGCTGACCGGGCTTGAGATTGTGCTTGGGGTGGATAATGTTATTTTCATCGCCTTGATTGTGTCGAGCCTTCCTCCCAAAATGGGGGCTAAGGCGCGCACGCTTGGTTTAATACTGGCGATGGTTATCCGCATTCTTTTCCTGCTTTGTTTGGCATGGGTGATTGGATTGACCAAACCGTTGGTTAATGTATGGGGATTGATGTTGTCGGGTAAGGATCTACTGATGTTGCTGGGTGGATTATTCCTGATTATCAAGGCAACGGGCAGTATCCACGAGGAAATAACCCATGACCGGCAAAAAGAATTTAAGAATCTTCGCCAGGGGTTTGCCGCCGCTATTGCCCAGATTGTCCTGATCGACTTTATTTTTTCGTTTGATTCGGTGATTACGGCTGTAGGGCTTACCCCCAATATTCCAGTGATTATAGCGGCGATGGTTATTGCCATGCTGGTGATGATTTTTTCATCTGGGATGGTGTCGGGGTTCATCAACCGCTATCCTACCCTTAAAATTCTGGCCCTTGCTTTTATTTTAATCATTGGGTTGTTTTTAGTGGTTGAAAGTTTTGGCATCCATGTTCCGCGCGGGTATATTTACTTTGCGATGTTATTTTCGCTGGCGGTAGAAATGTTGAATATTAAATCATCGAAAAAGGTGAGGGGATAG
- the terL gene encoding phage terminase large subunit, whose product MSGPTLSPTRLLEAVLRQDLSSFIAKSFHTLNPGIEYQPNWHIDLIAAYLEAVTQGEIKRLIINMPPRALKSVTVTVSWPAWLLGRNPATRIIAASYSQALSTKHSVDCRALIQSPWYRQLFPDTQLSKTHNQKQKFMTSQHGFRFATSVGGTATGEGADILIIDDPLSAAQAQSATRRMRAIEWFEQTFMSRLNDKSKGAVVMVMQRLHPDDLTGYLLQKPEHPWTVLSLPAICPYTHSIQQGRVSRLWQEGELLQSTRESKAILDRLCAEMGSYVFSAQYLQKPLVSEGGMVDAKWFVYRSQELIDALEFDAVVQSWDTAIKAVQVNDYSVCMTWGICDLGLVLLDVARFQLEYPELKRTCLLLAGKWKPVALLIEDTASGQSLLQDIRRETQLACVGIRPKGDKISRLAAVTPIIEAGRVVFPKNAPWLHTLEQELLAFPHAKHDDQVDALSQFLTWSKQKSARIRIRSWG is encoded by the coding sequence ATGTCAGGTCCCACGTTATCGCCGACCCGTTTACTGGAGGCTGTATTGCGCCAGGATTTGTCTTCCTTTATTGCCAAAAGCTTTCATACGCTTAATCCCGGTATAGAGTATCAACCGAATTGGCATATTGACCTGATCGCTGCTTATTTAGAAGCCGTGACACAAGGCGAGATTAAACGGTTAATTATCAATATGCCGCCACGTGCGTTAAAATCGGTTACGGTTACCGTATCGTGGCCAGCTTGGTTATTGGGACGAAATCCTGCCACACGTATTATTGCGGCCAGCTATAGCCAGGCGCTTAGCACCAAACATTCGGTTGATTGTCGTGCTTTAATACAAAGCCCGTGGTACCGCCAATTATTTCCAGATACCCAATTAAGCAAAACCCATAATCAAAAGCAAAAATTTATGACCAGCCAGCATGGATTTCGTTTTGCCACTTCCGTTGGAGGAACCGCTACGGGAGAGGGGGCCGATATCTTGATTATTGATGATCCCCTGAGCGCGGCACAGGCGCAAAGTGCTACGCGGCGGATGAGGGCGATTGAATGGTTTGAGCAAACCTTTATGAGCCGCTTAAATGACAAAAGCAAAGGGGCGGTGGTGATGGTGATGCAGCGTTTGCATCCTGATGATCTAACGGGTTATTTGCTGCAAAAACCCGAACATCCCTGGACGGTGCTATCACTTCCTGCCATATGTCCATACACCCACTCTATTCAGCAGGGGCGAGTGAGCCGCCTATGGCAGGAAGGCGAATTATTGCAAAGCACGCGTGAGAGCAAGGCAATCCTTGATCGGCTCTGTGCAGAAATGGGAAGTTATGTTTTTAGCGCCCAGTATTTGCAAAAGCCGTTAGTCAGTGAAGGCGGAATGGTCGATGCTAAATGGTTTGTCTACCGTAGCCAGGAACTGATAGATGCGCTGGAATTTGATGCCGTGGTGCAAAGTTGGGATACGGCTATTAAAGCTGTACAGGTTAATGATTATTCGGTCTGTATGACATGGGGAATCTGTGACTTGGGCCTTGTGTTATTGGATGTTGCGCGTTTTCAATTAGAGTATCCCGAATTAAAACGAACATGCTTATTATTGGCTGGAAAATGGAAGCCAGTTGCACTGTTGATTGAGGATACCGCAAGCGGCCAGTCATTGCTACAGGACATCAGGCGGGAAACACAACTTGCGTGCGTAGGCATCCGTCCAAAGGGCGATAAAATATCACGCCTGGCCGCCGTTACGCCTATCATTGAGGCTGGTAGGGTTGTGTTTCCCAAAAATGCACCATGGCTACATACCTTAGAGCAGGAACTATTAGCTTTCCCTCACGCAAAGCACGATGACCAGGTGGATGCACTAAGCCAATTTTTAACATGGTCAAAACAAAAATCCGCCAGAATACGCATTCGTTCCTGGGGATAA
- a CDS encoding 1-acyl-sn-glycerol-3-phosphate acyltransferase, with translation MKTNSAEIHAEIPKEPGASPARIHELKGFEKVLEKFFSFCARMIVKATYKLEYIDFDKIPKDGPAILIANHITYMDGLLIHGQLRRRVHFLIDEFIYKLPLVNFFMRLDQAIPIAPNRVSVSMALDMMTDVLAKGDILCLFPEGQLTYTGHLGHFKPGIEWIIKRYPVKVYPVVIEGMWGSVFSRKYRKSKSRWIPRSFRRKVTIMCGDPVTPDNIKAYHLQTIINEMRQMLHDNEGQ, from the coding sequence ATGAAAACAAACTCGGCTGAAATTCACGCAGAAATACCCAAAGAACCAGGCGCTTCCCCGGCAAGGATCCATGAACTAAAAGGGTTTGAAAAAGTCTTAGAAAAATTCTTCAGTTTTTGCGCACGGATGATCGTCAAAGCTACCTATAAACTGGAATATATCGATTTTGATAAAATTCCCAAAGATGGACCGGCTATTTTAATTGCCAATCATATTACCTATATGGATGGTTTATTGATTCATGGCCAATTGCGGCGGCGGGTGCATTTTTTAATTGATGAATTTATTTATAAGCTTCCGCTGGTTAATTTCTTTATGCGCCTAGACCAGGCCATTCCTATTGCCCCTAACCGCGTCAGTGTGAGTATGGCGCTGGATATGATGACGGATGTTTTGGCCAAAGGAGATATACTCTGCCTGTTCCCCGAAGGGCAGCTTACCTATACGGGCCATTTAGGGCATTTTAAGCCAGGGATAGAATGGATTATCAAACGTTACCCGGTAAAAGTATACCCGGTGGTAATTGAAGGTATGTGGGGCAGCGTATTCAGCCGTAAGTACCGTAAATCCAAGTCGCGCTGGATTCCTCGCAGTTTTCGCCGCAAAGTAACAATTATGTGCGGCGATCCTGTAACACCTGATAATATTAAGGCCTATCATTTACAAACCATTATCAATGAAATGCGGCAGATGTTGCATGATAATGAAGGGCAATGA
- the dapE gene encoding succinyl-diaminopimelate desuccinylase, with protein sequence MTIHPLDPIEIAKALIACPSVTPIEGGALDYLESVLTPLGFTCHRLPFQDQGTERVDNLYARLGHDGYNLCFAGHTDVVPAGNETEWTTLPFSPSIRDGKLYGRGVVDMKGAIAAWVAAVSQCLASGQKPKGSLSLLITGDEEGVAINGTQKVLQWLRDKGETIDACIVGEPTNPKHLGEMIKIGRRGSVTFHLQVDGTQGHAAYPALADNPVKRLIEIVHNLQNTVLDEGTPYFQPSNLEVTSIDVGNKADNVIPAHARAHFNIRFNDRHQSKSLIEWVRRVCHQYAPKHELTVFVTGESFLTEPGELAYQVVDAVKEVTGKTPELSTSGGTSDARFIKDMCPVVECGLINATAHKVDEHCEVEAIRALTQIYIKIMICL encoded by the coding sequence ATGACGATACACCCCCTAGACCCGATTGAGATTGCCAAAGCATTGATTGCCTGCCCGAGTGTAACACCTATAGAAGGTGGTGCGTTGGACTATCTGGAATCTGTACTTACGCCACTGGGCTTTACCTGTCATCGGTTGCCATTTCAGGATCAAGGCACGGAGCGTGTTGATAATCTCTATGCCCGACTTGGTCATGATGGTTATAATCTGTGCTTTGCAGGGCATACCGATGTTGTCCCTGCCGGTAATGAAACGGAATGGACAACGCTACCCTTTTCGCCCAGCATTCGCGATGGCAAGCTCTATGGCAGGGGAGTGGTCGATATGAAAGGAGCCATTGCTGCCTGGGTTGCTGCGGTTTCGCAATGTTTGGCATCAGGGCAAAAACCTAAAGGGTCTTTAAGCCTGTTAATTACCGGCGATGAAGAAGGGGTGGCTATTAATGGTACCCAAAAAGTACTGCAATGGTTACGTGATAAAGGTGAAACCATTGATGCTTGTATCGTGGGGGAACCCACCAACCCCAAGCATTTGGGTGAGATGATTAAAATTGGTCGCCGCGGCAGTGTGACGTTCCATTTGCAAGTGGATGGCACCCAGGGCCATGCAGCTTATCCGGCATTAGCCGATAATCCAGTGAAGAGGCTGATCGAAATTGTCCATAATCTGCAAAACACAGTACTGGATGAAGGAACCCCGTATTTTCAGCCTTCTAACCTTGAAGTGACAAGCATTGATGTAGGCAACAAAGCCGATAACGTCATCCCGGCTCATGCACGCGCACATTTCAATATTCGTTTTAACGACCGCCATCAATCCAAATCATTGATTGAGTGGGTGAGGCGGGTCTGTCATCAATATGCACCCAAGCACGAATTGACGGTGTTTGTAACGGGTGAGTCGTTTTTAACAGAGCCGGGTGAATTAGCGTATCAGGTCGTTGATGCTGTGAAAGAAGTAACGGGCAAAACACCAGAGCTAAGTACCAGCGGTGGCACCAGTGATGCGCGATTTATCAAGGACATGTGCCCGGTGGTGGAGTGTGGATTGATTAATGCGACGGCGCATAAGGTGGATGAGCATTGCGAGGTGGAGGCGATTAGGGCGTTAACACAGATTTATATAAAGATTATGATCTGCTTATAG
- the fliD gene encoding flagellar filament capping protein FliD produces MVGINLGSFTKIGDKTVSNGILSGLDTQSLINGLVKARQVPVTNLTDKVTLTDDKLTAYSELQNLLKNLSNASKALQNPPGFGNDQENAFNYRDVFLTSNDGSTANSFVGVSAEPGAQAGKYSLQVGQLAQAQSDRSLTFAKQDQNLGLGDGSFDIIVAGKHTTIALQQGDTLIDVASRINQNKNETGVAATIVKVSDNDFRLVLDSKNTGADNAFSYDFTATPSLESAFTFTTNKTAKDAIIDLNGLTIHRSSNNINDVIKGVTFSLYQTTSNFQQVNASVLNVEVDNGVTTAHDSITTFVNAYNDFRFFVGRQQERDKDGNFVKTAVLHQDSTLQSIANQVTSGVNGLIKGLSSGKANSLADIGITFTDFAGDDTNPPVANILLVDDTKLTNLLTSNFDDVKNLFEFNLTTSSNKLSVYQRGNNLPITGFSVDIDQTRASGDKARVTYTDDTGSHTVNMDYVATKDKSISKDITTTSILGAATVTDTFAATDGDRFKITVTDENGTATEYTLTYDSSNTGLSRFKNLTDLTAAINNTVTGVSASISGGQLVITPDDGGKTISFSNGDTTDFRGALGLNDTSVIGGSLKGQSGTIFDGYTFIYTGDGSDSIDATLSQGVADRLFNNLNPILSSTGTLQNTVDSLTERKSNTQEDITRLNSQIDRYRNALLNQYSRLEQAVASANSILQLLDSQQQAQSSD; encoded by the coding sequence ATGGTTGGGATTAATTTAGGTAGTTTCACAAAAATTGGTGACAAAACGGTATCCAATGGGATTTTGTCGGGGCTTGATACGCAATCATTGATTAATGGATTGGTGAAGGCCAGGCAGGTACCTGTGACGAACTTAACCGATAAAGTGACGCTTACCGATGATAAATTAACAGCCTACAGCGAATTACAGAACTTACTCAAGAATCTCAGCAATGCGTCTAAAGCGTTGCAGAATCCTCCTGGATTTGGCAATGATCAGGAAAATGCGTTCAATTACCGCGATGTCTTTTTAACCTCGAATGATGGATCCACGGCAAACAGCTTTGTGGGTGTTTCGGCCGAACCAGGTGCACAGGCGGGAAAATACAGTTTGCAAGTTGGCCAATTGGCGCAAGCGCAATCCGATCGCAGTCTTACGTTTGCCAAACAGGATCAAAATTTAGGATTAGGTGACGGTAGTTTTGATATTATCGTAGCTGGCAAACATACGACGATCGCGCTTCAGCAAGGTGATACGTTGATTGATGTGGCATCACGCATTAACCAAAACAAAAATGAAACCGGGGTAGCTGCCACCATCGTTAAAGTGAGCGATAACGATTTTCGCCTGGTATTGGATAGTAAGAATACCGGCGCCGACAATGCTTTCAGTTATGATTTTACGGCAACGCCCTCATTAGAGTCTGCCTTTACATTTACGACTAATAAAACGGCGAAAGATGCGATTATCGATTTAAATGGCCTGACCATTCATCGTTCATCTAATAACATTAATGATGTGATTAAAGGGGTAACGTTTTCGCTGTATCAAACCACCAGTAATTTTCAGCAGGTCAATGCATCGGTACTTAATGTAGAAGTCGATAACGGCGTTACGACCGCGCATGACAGCATTACCACGTTTGTGAATGCCTATAATGATTTTCGTTTTTTCGTAGGTCGCCAACAGGAAAGAGACAAAGACGGCAATTTTGTTAAAACAGCAGTGCTGCATCAGGATTCAACGCTGCAATCAATCGCTAATCAGGTTACCAGTGGTGTAAATGGCCTTATTAAAGGGCTTTCCAGCGGTAAAGCAAACTCATTAGCCGATATTGGTATTACCTTTACCGACTTTGCTGGCGATGATACCAATCCACCCGTTGCCAATATCTTATTGGTTGATGACACCAAGCTGACGAACCTGCTTACCAGTAATTTTGATGATGTCAAAAACCTTTTTGAATTTAATCTCACGACATCGTCTAATAAATTAAGCGTCTATCAACGCGGTAATAATTTACCGATTACAGGGTTTAGTGTTGATATCGACCAAACACGTGCCAGCGGTGATAAGGCCAGGGTAACCTACACGGATGATACGGGTAGTCATACGGTGAATATGGATTATGTTGCAACTAAAGATAAATCAATCAGTAAGGATATTACCACCACATCTATCTTAGGGGCCGCAACGGTGACGGATACCTTTGCTGCTACGGATGGCGACCGGTTTAAGATTACGGTGACCGACGAAAATGGCACAGCAACCGAGTATACCTTAACCTATGACAGCTCAAATACTGGGCTGAGCCGTTTTAAGAATCTTACAGATTTAACAGCAGCGATTAATAATACAGTTACGGGTGTGAGTGCAAGCATTAGCGGTGGCCAGTTGGTGATTACTCCAGATGATGGTGGAAAAACCATTTCTTTTAGTAATGGTGATACGACTGATTTCAGGGGGGCGCTTGGTTTAAATGACACCTCGGTCATTGGTGGTTCGCTTAAAGGACAATCCGGTACTATTTTTGATGGTTATACGTTTATTTATACGGGGGATGGATCGGACTCGATTGATGCGACCCTAAGTCAGGGAGTCGCGGATCGTTTGTTTAATAATTTAAATCCTATATTAAGCAGTACCGGTACGTTACAAAATACTGTTGATAGTTTGACGGAGAGAAAATCGAACACGCAGGAGGATATAACTCGTCTCAATTCGCAAATAGACCGTTACCGCAATGCGTTACTCAATCAATATTCGCGCTTAGAACAGGCCGTTGCTTCTGCCAATTCTATTTTGCAGTTGCTGGATTCGCAACAACAAGCGCAGTCATCTGATTAA